Proteins encoded in a region of the Pelmatolapia mariae isolate MD_Pm_ZW linkage group LG16_19, Pm_UMD_F_2, whole genome shotgun sequence genome:
- the LOC134644456 gene encoding leucine-rich repeat and fibronectin type-III domain-containing protein 2 — protein MDKVVISLLFLGTAVTMVHACPKYCVCQNLSESLGTLCPSKGLLFVPPDIDRRTVELRLGGNFILKISTLDFANMTGLVDLTLSRNTISDIQPFSFIDLETLRSLHLDSNRLTELGPDDLRGLVNLQHLILNNNQLSRISKVAFDDLLLTLEDLDLSYNNLRTVPWEAIRKMVNLHQMSLDHNLISFIAEGTFTDLDKLARLDLTSNRLQKLPPDPIFARSQSNVVMSTPYAPLLSLSFGGNPLHCNCEVLWLRRLEREDDMETCASPASLKGRYFWSVREEEFVCEPPLITQHTHKLLVLEGQTASLRCKAVGDPMPTVHWVAPDDRLISNSSRATVYENGTLDITVTTSKDYGTFTCIAANAAGESTASIELSIIQLPHLSNGTNRTTQNKSGLSDITSSTKISKGEPKTLPEKVVSVSEVTAVSALVKWSVSKATPKVKMYQLQYNCSEDEVLIYRMIPMTNRAFVLTNLVPGMQYDLCVLAIWDDTATTLTATNIVGCVQFVTTEDYPQCQSIHSGFMGGTMILVIGGIIVATLLVFIIILMVRYKVTSGIQTNKLPTVSNTYSQTNGGMNRFNGAPPQVKSTVVVMREEMVEFKCGSLQSSLSSSSSSSNSLDSQTARGAGDRYSMQSSECTTLPSNKFRRHGPKARPNLDHLLGAFTSLELRGAGRDSAGTSGPSTSSNAMAVAVAPPSDKEPLLGRAESTTMLGRILGLPQEGKPKRSHSFDMGHVGATQSRSSYPRRISNIWTKRSLSVNGMLLQYDDSEDEKPTFESSEWVMESTV, from the exons ATGGACAAAGTGGTCATCAGTCTCCTGTTCCTGGGAACCGCAGTTACGATGGTCCATGCATGTCCCAAATACTGTGTCTGCCAGAACTTGTCAGAGTCCTTGGGGACTTTATGCCCCTCCAAAGGTCTGCTCTTTGTTCCACCAGACATTGACCGGCGAACTGTGGAGCTCCGGCTGGGTGGCAACTTCATCCTAAAGATCTCCACCCTGGACTTTGCCAATATGACAGGTCTGGTGGATCTCACTTTGTCCCGGAACACCATCAGCGACATCCAGCCTTTCTCATTTATTGACCTGGAGACATTAAGATCGCTACACCTGGACAGTAACCGGTTGACTGAACTGGGACCAGATGACCTCCGAGGACTGGTTAACCTACAACACCTGATCCTCAACAACAATCAGCTGAGCCGTATCTCTAAAGTAGCCTTTGATGACTTGTTACTGACACTGGAGGATCTTGATCTGTCATATAACAACTTGCGCACTGTGCCTTGGGAGGCCATCCGAAAGATGGTCAACCTCCATCAAATGAGTCTGGACCATAACCTCATCTCCTTCATTGCTGAGGGGACCTTTACAGATCTCGACAAACTGGCACGCTTGGACCTCACCTCTAATCGTCTTCAGAAGCTCCCTCCAGACCCTATCTTTGCACGCTCCCAGAGCAATGTGGTGATGAGCACACCATATGCACCTCTGCTCTCACTAAGCTTTGGTGGAAACCCTTTGCACTGCAATTGTGAAGTGCTTTGGCTTCGGAGACTGGAACGGGAGGATGATATGGAAACCTGTGCTTCTCCTGCCAGTCTAAAGGGACGCTACTTTTGGTCTGTTCGTGAGGAGGAATTTGTGTGTGAGCCCCCTCTGATCACACAACATACACACAAATTGCTCGTGCTCGAGGGACAGACAGCTAGCTTGCGCTGCAAAGCTGTTGGAGATCCAATGCCAACTGTGCATTGGGTTGCTCCTGATGACCGTTTGATTAGCAACTCCTCCAGAGCAACTGTATATGAAAATGGGACTCTGGATATAACAGTCACCACATCTAAGGACTACGGTACATTCACCTGCATTGCTGCTAATGCTGCAGGAGAATCTACAGCGTCCATTGAACTATCAATCATTCAACTCCCCCATCTGAGTAATGGTACAAACCGTACCACGCAGAACAAGTCAGGCCTGTCAGACATAACAAGCTCTACTAAGATCAGTAAAGGGGAGCCTAAAACTCTTCCAGAGAAGGTGGTGTCTGTATCAGAAGTGACCGCTGTTTCTGCTCTGGTCAAGTGGAGTGTTAGCAAAGCAACTCCAAAGGTCAAAATGTATCAGCTTCAGTACAATTGTTCTGAAGATGAAGTCCTCATTTACAG aatGATTCCCATGACTAACAGGGCCTTTGTACTCACTAATCTGGTCCCAGGGATGCAGTATGACCTGTGTGTCTTGGCCATTTGGGATGATACTGCTACGACTCTCACTGCCACCAATATTGTAGGCTGTGTCCAATTTGTCACTACTGAGGATTACCCACAGTGTCAGTCTATTCACAGTGGCTTCATGGGTGGCACTATGATCCTGGTCATCGGTGGCATCATCGTGGCCACACTGCTGGTTTTCATCATTATCCTCATGGTTCGCTATAAGGTGACGAGTGGGATCCAGACTAATAAACTGCCCACTGTGAGTAACACATACTCACAGACGAACGGAGGAATGAACAGGTTCAACGGTGCCCCACCACAGGTCAAATCTACAGTGGTGGTCATGCGTGAGGAAATGGTAGAGTTCAAGTGTGGATCGCTCCAGAGCAGTCTctcttcatcctcttcctcctctaacTCATTAGACAGCCAAACAGCAAGAGGGGCTGGTGACCGCTACAGCATGCAAAGCAGTGAGTGCACCACCCTGCCCAGCAACAAGTTCAGGAGGCACGGCCCCAAAGCACGCCCAAACTTGGACCACCTTTTAGGGGCCTTCACCTCACTGGAGCTGCGAGGGGCAGGGAGAGACAGCGCAGGGACTTCTGGACCCTCCACCAGTTCCAATGCTATGGCAGTGGCTGTGGCACCACCGTCTGATAAAGAACCATTGCTTGGAAGGGCAGAGTCCACAACCATGCTGGGACGCATCCTTGGGCTCCCCCAGGAGGGTAAGCCAAAGAGGAGCCATTCGTTTGACATGGGTCATGTAGGGGCCACACAGAGTCGCAGCAGCTACCCACGCAGGATCAGTAATATCTGGACTAAACGCAGTCTGTCTGTTAATGGCATGCTGCTGCAGTATGATGACAGTGAGGATGAGAAGCCCACTTTTGAGAGCTCCGAGTGGGTAATGGAGAGCACGGTTTGA